A genome region from Microcella alkaliphila includes the following:
- the metX gene encoding homoserine O-acetyltransferase MetX, which produces MDWQTSEDTVPSAFITEANRRALRGTPPTTGAWREGDDPGDRQFASLGALALESGETLPVTRLAYETWGELNADASNAVLIVHALTGDSHVVGRPGPGHPTAGWWGGIVGPGLPIDTDRYFVVAPNMLGGCQGSTGPASFAPDGVEWGSRFPYLTIRDQVAAQRLLADRLGIERFAAVIGGSMGGMHAIEWAVGSPDRLDRVAILAAPAISNADQIALNSVQIEAIRMDPTFRNGAYYDEDEGPYRGLALARRMALLNYRSPDELNERFERSWQGALDPLGHGGRFAVESYLDFHGNKFTRRFDANSYITLVEAMNSHDVTRGRGTLADVLGTVTARALVLGIDTDRLFPVEQQQAIAAGIPTTIHGSEAVVISSPFGHDAFLIEDELVGRHLAALLAD; this is translated from the coding sequence ATGGACTGGCAGACCAGCGAAGACACCGTTCCCTCGGCGTTCATCACCGAGGCGAATCGTCGCGCCCTGCGCGGCACGCCCCCGACGACTGGCGCGTGGCGCGAGGGGGACGACCCGGGCGACCGCCAGTTCGCCTCGCTCGGAGCCCTCGCGCTGGAGTCGGGTGAGACGTTGCCCGTCACGCGCCTCGCCTACGAGACGTGGGGCGAGCTGAACGCTGACGCATCCAATGCGGTGCTCATCGTGCACGCGCTAACGGGTGACAGCCACGTGGTCGGCAGGCCCGGTCCCGGGCATCCCACCGCCGGCTGGTGGGGCGGCATCGTCGGACCGGGCCTTCCCATCGACACCGACCGCTACTTCGTCGTCGCCCCCAACATGCTGGGCGGCTGCCAGGGATCGACCGGCCCCGCCTCCTTCGCCCCCGACGGCGTCGAGTGGGGGTCGCGCTTCCCGTACCTCACGATCCGCGACCAGGTTGCCGCGCAGCGCCTGCTCGCCGACCGGCTGGGCATCGAGCGCTTCGCCGCCGTCATCGGCGGTTCGATGGGCGGGATGCACGCGATCGAGTGGGCGGTCGGCTCGCCCGATCGACTCGACCGCGTCGCCATCCTCGCCGCTCCTGCCATTTCGAACGCCGATCAGATCGCTCTGAACTCGGTGCAGATCGAGGCGATCCGCATGGATCCGACGTTCCGCAACGGCGCCTACTACGACGAGGACGAGGGACCGTATCGCGGGCTCGCCCTCGCCCGGCGCATGGCGCTTCTGAACTACCGCTCACCCGATGAGCTGAATGAGCGTTTCGAACGCTCGTGGCAGGGCGCCCTCGACCCGCTCGGCCACGGCGGCCGCTTCGCGGTCGAAAGCTACCTCGACTTTCACGGCAACAAGTTCACCCGGCGATTCGACGCCAACAGCTACATCACGCTCGTCGAGGCGATGAACTCGCACGACGTCACCCGCGGCCGCGGCACGCTCGCCGACGTGCTCGGGACGGTCACCGCACGCGCCCTCGTGCTCGGCATCGACACCGACCGGCTGTTCCCGGTCGAACAGCAGCAGGCGATCGCAGCGGGTATCCCGACGACCATTCACGGCTCGGAGGCGGTCGTCATCTCTTCCCCCTTCGGCCACGACGCCTTCCTCATCGAGGACGAACTCGTCGGCCGGCATCTAGCGGCGCTGCTCGCCGACTGA
- a CDS encoding response regulator transcription factor — translation MASANPSIRLAIVDDHRMLLGALTEWIRQAADDIDMVAAVASWPELLAHPEFPVDVVLLDLDLKDNIPVSLKIQTLKSTGVRVVLMSTYSEPNVVREALNAGALGYLVKSEDAGMIVEAIRAARQGESFISTELDLALHASEGGGSPRLSAQERRVMALYGAGEPVKSVAYQLGISEETAKSYLKRIREKYRIAGIDVGTKVALRKQAINDGILVDTPTGASPV, via the coding sequence ATGGCATCCGCGAACCCGTCGATCCGTCTGGCGATCGTTGACGACCACCGCATGCTTCTGGGGGCTCTGACGGAGTGGATCCGTCAGGCCGCCGACGACATTGACATGGTGGCGGCGGTGGCGAGCTGGCCAGAGCTGCTCGCCCACCCCGAGTTCCCGGTCGATGTGGTGCTTCTCGACCTCGACCTCAAAGACAACATCCCCGTATCGCTGAAGATTCAGACGCTGAAGTCGACCGGCGTGCGGGTCGTGCTCATGAGCACCTACTCCGAGCCGAACGTGGTGCGCGAGGCGCTGAACGCGGGCGCGCTCGGTTACCTCGTGAAGAGCGAAGACGCCGGGATGATCGTGGAGGCGATCCGCGCCGCTCGCCAGGGCGAGTCGTTCATTTCGACAGAGCTCGACCTCGCGCTGCACGCCAGCGAGGGCGGCGGATCGCCGCGCCTCAGCGCGCAGGAGCGGCGCGTCATGGCGCTGTACGGCGCCGGTGAACCCGTGAAGTCGGTCGCGTACCAGCTCGGCATCTCGGAGGAGACGGCGAAGAGCTACCTCAAGCGGATCCGCGAGAAGTACCGCATTGCCGGTATTGACGTCGGCACGAAGGTGGCCCTGCGGAAGCAGGCCATCAACGACGGGATTCTCGTCGACACCCCGACCGGGGCGAGCCCGGTCTAG
- a CDS encoding SDR family oxidoreductase, giving the protein MSDHSASTSHPARRHALVTGASSGIGAATVRRLAAAGWYVTGVARRADRLEALAADTGCSVHVLDVTDDAAVAGLADVLRASRESGAPPVDAVVLNAGLAIGVDPVVEASTADWARMFDVNVLGAQRVLRVLVPMLRDAARARGGADIVAVTSTAGQRAYEGGAGYSASKAGLRIMMDALRLELAGEPLRVMQVAPGMVRTDEFTLNRLGGDAERAAALYEGVDRPLTAADVARVIVDALELPPHINVDEVTMRPVAQAAQHKLVRGPLNPR; this is encoded by the coding sequence ATGAGCGACCACAGCGCTTCCACGAGCCACCCCGCCCGACGTCACGCCCTCGTCACCGGAGCCTCCAGCGGCATCGGCGCCGCCACCGTCCGCCGCCTCGCCGCGGCCGGCTGGTACGTCACGGGCGTCGCGCGCCGCGCCGACCGCTTGGAGGCGCTCGCCGCCGACACGGGATGCTCGGTGCACGTCCTCGACGTGACCGACGACGCCGCCGTGGCCGGCCTCGCAGACGTGCTGCGGGCATCCCGCGAATCGGGGGCGCCGCCGGTCGACGCCGTCGTATTGAACGCGGGTCTCGCGATCGGGGTCGATCCGGTTGTCGAGGCGTCCACGGCTGACTGGGCGCGCATGTTCGACGTGAACGTGCTCGGCGCCCAGCGCGTGCTGCGCGTCCTCGTGCCGATGTTGCGCGACGCGGCCCGCGCGCGCGGCGGGGCCGACATCGTCGCCGTCACGTCGACGGCCGGCCAGCGTGCCTACGAGGGCGGCGCCGGGTACTCGGCGTCGAAGGCGGGTCTGCGCATCATGATGGACGCGCTGCGCCTCGAACTCGCCGGTGAGCCCCTGCGGGTGATGCAGGTGGCCCCCGGCATGGTGCGCACCGACGAGTTCACGCTGAATCGGCTCGGGGGTGACGCCGAGCGCGCGGCGGCGCTGTACGAGGGCGTGGACCGCCCGCTGACCGCCGCCGACGTTGCCCGCGTGATCGTCGACGCGCTCGAGCTGCCCCCGCACATCAACGTCGACGAAGTGACGATGCGGCCCGTCGCGCAGGCCGCGCAGCACAAGCTCGTGCGCGGTCCGCTCAACCCTCGGTAG
- a CDS encoding MFS transporter, whose protein sequence is MASRLAGKSGAITAGLVGYLFFVEFVSGIIQGYYIPLIPDLARYLAINDPEFNWFEAAQLLLSALVVPILAKLGDMIGHKKVLLISTVVTAGASWWLVAAADFWSFLIAWALQGFYVVWLPLEIALIFDRGRTTGRGPSQTRRAAGLLVVALQAGAIVGALGGGRIFDAFDGNVPLTFAVPAIAVTIAFFVILFGVPESTPVPGRRLDTVGFVLLTLSLMTITSGLAFLRINGPEAIWVYLVILLGLALLYPFGRWVLGHPDPAIDIRVLHRPEMWPVQLVAGLFGISVLGAQAPLATFAGTPVEAGYGLGLGASDISTIVGVYLIGMITGAALFSATARRLSPRVALIVATSLVAVGYLLFLPLHFTPVQVATNMVIAGLGSGALVAALPAAAAAAAPLGQTGIAAGLTNTTKTIGGSFASAIFAIVVVYVGTQSVVATAGTYGGYMTVFAICGGTALIGAVLLVFVPKLAFRDPIIDEVAESIASPGAATARPDAATEG, encoded by the coding sequence ATGGCATCGAGGCTGGCCGGAAAATCTGGCGCGATCACTGCAGGGCTCGTCGGGTACCTGTTCTTCGTCGAGTTCGTCAGCGGCATCATTCAGGGCTACTACATTCCGCTCATCCCGGACCTCGCCCGGTACCTCGCCATCAACGACCCCGAGTTCAACTGGTTCGAGGCCGCGCAGTTGCTGCTGAGCGCGCTCGTGGTGCCGATCCTCGCGAAGCTCGGCGACATGATCGGGCACAAGAAGGTGCTGCTGATCTCGACCGTCGTAACGGCGGGCGCGAGCTGGTGGCTCGTCGCCGCCGCCGACTTCTGGAGCTTCCTGATCGCCTGGGCGCTACAGGGCTTCTATGTCGTCTGGCTGCCGCTCGAGATTGCGCTGATCTTCGACCGGGGGCGCACGACGGGCCGGGGCCCCTCGCAGACCCGGCGCGCGGCCGGACTGCTCGTCGTCGCCCTGCAGGCAGGCGCGATCGTGGGCGCGCTCGGCGGCGGGCGCATCTTCGACGCGTTCGACGGCAATGTGCCGTTGACATTCGCCGTGCCCGCGATCGCGGTGACGATCGCATTCTTCGTAATCCTGTTCGGGGTACCCGAGTCGACACCTGTTCCCGGTCGCCGACTCGACACCGTTGGTTTCGTGCTGTTGACGCTGTCGCTCATGACCATCACGAGCGGGCTCGCGTTCCTGCGCATCAACGGGCCGGAGGCGATCTGGGTCTACCTCGTGATTCTGCTGGGGCTCGCTCTGCTCTACCCCTTCGGCCGCTGGGTGCTCGGCCACCCCGACCCGGCGATCGACATTCGTGTGCTGCACCGGCCCGAGATGTGGCCCGTGCAGCTGGTCGCGGGGCTTTTCGGCATCAGCGTGCTGGGCGCGCAGGCGCCGCTCGCCACGTTCGCCGGCACCCCCGTCGAGGCGGGGTACGGCCTCGGGCTCGGCGCGAGTGACATCTCCACCATCGTCGGCGTCTACCTCATCGGCATGATCACCGGTGCAGCCCTGTTTTCAGCGACGGCGCGGCGACTCTCCCCTCGGGTCGCCCTCATCGTCGCGACAAGCCTCGTGGCGGTCGGCTACCTGCTCTTCTTGCCGCTCCACTTCACTCCCGTGCAGGTGGCGACCAACATGGTGATCGCGGGGCTCGGCTCGGGCGCGCTTGTCGCCGCCCTGCCGGCCGCTGCGGCCGCCGCGGCACCGCTCGGGCAGACGGGCATCGCGGCCGGGCTCACCAACACGACGAAGACGATCGGCGGCTCGTTCGCGAGCGCGATCTTCGCGATCGTCGTGGTCTACGTCGGAACGCAGTCGGTGGTCGCGACGGCTGGCACCTACGGCGGCTACATGACCGTGTTCGCGATTTGCGGCGGCACCGCCCTCATCGGCGCGGTGCTGCTCGTGTTCGTGCCGAAGCTTGCCTTCCGCGATCCCATCATCGATGAGGTCGCCGAATCGATCGCCTCGCCCGGGGCGGCGACCGCGCGCCCCGACGCCGCTACCGAGGGTTGA
- a CDS encoding uracil-DNA glycosylase, translated as MRVPEIIAPPGGLGDGWAVALDTVDPQLDDALAAIAARLDAEASAGREWLPAPQRVLRALTVPLADVRVLVIGQDPYPTPGHPVGLAFSADRSVRPLPRSLANIYRELADDVGVPPPPHPDLSPWSERGVLLLNRVLTVAAGRANSHRGLGWQRVTDAVVRALVARGGPLVAVLWGRDAEAVRPLLGDVPVVASAHPSPLSARRGFFGSRPFSRVNAALLLQGAEPIDWDISP; from the coding sequence GTGCGCGTCCCCGAGATCATCGCCCCGCCAGGCGGCCTGGGTGACGGCTGGGCCGTGGCGCTTGACACGGTGGACCCGCAGCTCGACGACGCTCTGGCGGCGATCGCCGCCCGGCTCGATGCTGAGGCCTCTGCGGGCCGCGAATGGCTACCGGCTCCTCAGCGTGTGCTGCGCGCGCTGACCGTGCCGCTCGCCGATGTGCGGGTTCTCGTCATCGGCCAAGACCCGTACCCGACGCCCGGCCATCCCGTCGGCCTCGCCTTTTCGGCGGATCGCTCCGTGCGGCCGCTTCCGCGCAGTCTCGCGAACATCTACCGCGAGCTCGCCGATGACGTGGGAGTCCCCCCGCCGCCGCACCCCGACCTGTCACCGTGGTCCGAGCGCGGCGTGCTCCTACTCAACCGCGTGCTCACCGTCGCGGCGGGCCGGGCGAACTCGCACCGCGGCCTCGGTTGGCAGCGCGTCACCGATGCCGTCGTGCGCGCCCTCGTCGCGCGCGGCGGACCGCTCGTCGCCGTGCTCTGGGGGCGCGATGCGGAGGCCGTGCGCCCGCTACTGGGCGATGTTCCGGTGGTCGCGAGCGCACATCCGAGCCCTCTGTCGGCCCGCCGCGGGTTCTTCGGCTCACGCCCGTTCAGTCGGGTGAACGCGGCGCTTCTCCTGCAGGGTGCCGAGCCGATCGACTGGGACATCAGCCCGTAA
- a CDS encoding acyltransferase family protein: MPTTTRTPYWDTARAIAITLVVIGHAIQPLNSQYAPSYATYLVIYAFHMPAFALLAGYFSRAEPGKKQWGRIVTDLLVPYLIVETIWTVVRLVVTGGTTFDPASPSWTLWFLLALAIFRMVLPVIARLRWPLVVTILLSVGVGYVDSVDTTFSLSRLFGLLPFFTLGWWLAHTRVIDRVRWLERARFDPTVVVTRAVAAFVFGTAATIALIGTDYFGSIGAGRILFYADPYAALGLDEWWAGVVRLLVIGLGVLMTLSMLALVPRTVTPITWIGTHTMYVYLLHTFPLYALRQSELTGVGAPGWVWFVGLIAGSVALTVVLASRPVRAITRPIIEPRVEWLLSSKR, encoded by the coding sequence GTGCCTACGACGACTCGCACCCCGTACTGGGATACGGCCCGCGCCATCGCCATCACCCTCGTCGTCATCGGACACGCGATTCAGCCTCTGAACAGTCAGTACGCGCCGTCGTATGCGACGTACCTCGTCATCTACGCGTTCCACATGCCGGCCTTTGCCCTCCTCGCCGGGTACTTCAGCAGGGCGGAGCCCGGGAAGAAGCAGTGGGGGCGTATCGTCACCGACCTGCTTGTGCCGTACCTGATCGTTGAGACGATCTGGACCGTCGTCCGCCTCGTCGTCACCGGCGGCACGACGTTTGACCCGGCGTCGCCGTCGTGGACACTGTGGTTCTTGCTGGCGCTCGCGATCTTCCGCATGGTGTTGCCGGTCATCGCCCGCCTGCGGTGGCCGCTCGTCGTCACGATCCTTTTGTCGGTGGGGGTCGGCTACGTCGACAGCGTCGACACGACCTTCTCGCTGTCGCGCCTGTTCGGCCTCCTGCCGTTTTTCACGCTGGGCTGGTGGCTCGCCCACACCCGCGTGATCGACCGCGTGCGCTGGCTCGAGCGCGCCCGCTTCGACCCGACGGTGGTCGTGACCCGCGCGGTGGCGGCCTTCGTATTCGGCACGGCCGCCACCATCGCCCTCATCGGCACCGACTACTTCGGGTCGATCGGCGCCGGGCGCATCCTGTTCTACGCCGACCCGTATGCGGCCCTCGGCCTCGACGAATGGTGGGCGGGCGTCGTGCGCCTGCTCGTCATCGGGCTCGGCGTGCTCATGACGCTCAGCATGCTGGCGCTCGTGCCCCGGACCGTGACGCCCATCACGTGGATCGGCACGCACACGATGTACGTGTACCTGCTGCACACGTTCCCGCTCTATGCGTTGCGGCAGAGCGAGCTCACCGGGGTGGGCGCCCCGGGGTGGGTGTGGTTCGTCGGCCTGATCGCCGGGTCGGTTGCCCTCACGGTGGTGCTCGCGAGTCGCCCCGTGCGCGCGATCACCCGACCCATCATCGAACCGCGCGTCGAGTGGCTTCTCTCGTCAAAACGCTAG
- a CDS encoding sensor histidine kinase — MIERERRSLLQRAARAIGLAGLIIAAFCLSLPGIVDPDLLPSVMILLAGQAGALVMVGRSEHVGWPALTIVLGLAALAVAQLPFGGNTSVSLPIALAPLGAVGIGAVGIVLSESQPRWLLWAGGTLGSAFLVALAGPTMGFFSTAAIATLAGWTITMIVGIWVTVGVQRSLVRIDGIGRAHQVERQASEMEAQRRQSARLLHDTVLATLTLLAHSGVGVNADALRQQATEDARLLRQLRLGSTPMPRFSGSYNLEPVSESTLGTTLESVKQRFLRMGLEVRWHGTGQVLLRSDVLDAFLFALAECLENVRRHAGVTDADVTITESDDTLRAVVTDAGVGFSLDEVEVGRLGVAESVIARLRDVGGNARLFSTPGAGTTVILEVPR; from the coding sequence GTGATCGAGCGCGAACGACGCAGCCTGCTGCAGCGGGCCGCGCGCGCGATCGGGCTTGCCGGTCTCATCATCGCGGCGTTCTGCCTGTCGCTGCCCGGCATCGTCGACCCTGACCTGCTGCCGTCGGTCATGATCTTGCTCGCTGGTCAGGCCGGAGCACTGGTCATGGTCGGCCGCAGCGAGCACGTCGGCTGGCCGGCGCTCACGATCGTGCTCGGCCTCGCAGCGCTCGCTGTCGCGCAACTGCCGTTCGGCGGAAACACGTCGGTGTCGCTGCCGATCGCGCTCGCCCCGCTCGGCGCCGTCGGCATCGGCGCCGTCGGCATCGTCTTGAGTGAGAGCCAACCGCGCTGGCTGCTGTGGGCCGGCGGCACACTCGGCTCAGCCTTCCTCGTCGCGCTCGCCGGACCCACCATGGGCTTCTTCTCGACCGCCGCGATTGCGACTCTCGCCGGCTGGACGATCACGATGATCGTCGGCATCTGGGTGACCGTCGGCGTGCAGCGCTCGCTCGTGCGCATCGACGGAATCGGGCGGGCCCACCAGGTGGAGCGCCAGGCGAGCGAGATGGAGGCGCAGCGGCGGCAGAGCGCGCGTCTGCTGCACGACACGGTGCTCGCAACCCTGACGTTGCTCGCCCACTCGGGTGTCGGCGTGAACGCTGATGCGCTCCGCCAGCAGGCGACAGAGGATGCTCGCCTGTTGCGCCAGTTGCGGCTCGGCTCGACTCCCATGCCGCGGTTCTCGGGCTCGTACAACCTCGAACCCGTGTCGGAGTCGACGCTTGGCACGACGCTGGAAAGCGTCAAGCAGCGTTTCCTCCGCATGGGCCTCGAAGTGCGTTGGCACGGTACCGGCCAGGTTCTCTTGCGCAGCGACGTGCTCGATGCGTTCCTGTTCGCCCTGGCGGAGTGTCTCGAGAACGTGCGCCGGCACGCCGGTGTCACGGACGCCGACGTCACGATCACCGAGAGTGACGACACCCTGCGCGCCGTGGTGACCGACGCGGGGGTGGGATTCTCCCTCGACGAGGTCGAGGTCGGGCGGCTTGGCGTCGCCGAGTCGGTCATTGCCCGGCTGCGGGACGTCGGCGGAAATGCGCGGCTGTTCTCGACTCCCGGGGCCGGCACCACCGTCATTCTCGAGGTCCCGCGATGA
- a CDS encoding MFS transporter, whose amino-acid sequence MTTSTDSAEASAAGVTHPRTTRTLSRRRTIAALLALALGGFGIGATEFAAMGLLPDIAADLVPGLLATDPDAAIGLTGWVITAYALGVVVGAPTIAAIAGRFPRRGLLVALAVAFTLATLATAALPTIEGVIAARFIAGLPHGAYFGVAALVAAELMGPGKRGQGVALVLAGLTVSTVIGVPIITAVGQAAGWRAAYLLVAAVFAATILAVRILVPVVAGDPNSTIRRELAAFARPQVWIAVSVGAIGFGGFFAVYSYIAPLATEEAGFSAAAVPWLLASTGVGMTLGNLLGGRLADGGATRAVFIAFAGLAAALTLTGLAGGTPVGAAIGTFAVGFTAAALSPIIQTRLMDVAGDSQTLAAALNHSALNLGNALGAFLGGLVVVAGFGYLAPAWVGLVLAAIGVGLALLSVVVARGEGARVRG is encoded by the coding sequence GTGACGACATCCACTGACTCGGCTGAGGCGTCCGCAGCAGGGGTCACCCATCCGCGCACGACACGCACCCTCTCGCGCCGCCGCACGATCGCCGCGCTGCTCGCCCTCGCCCTCGGCGGCTTCGGCATCGGCGCCACCGAGTTCGCCGCCATGGGCCTGTTGCCCGACATCGCCGCAGACCTCGTGCCGGGCCTGCTCGCCACCGACCCCGACGCCGCAATCGGACTCACCGGCTGGGTCATCACCGCCTACGCCCTGGGCGTCGTCGTCGGCGCCCCGACGATCGCGGCGATCGCCGGGCGGTTCCCGCGCCGCGGCCTGCTCGTCGCCCTCGCCGTCGCCTTCACGCTCGCCACCCTCGCGACCGCCGCACTTCCCACCATCGAGGGCGTGATCGCCGCTCGCTTCATCGCCGGGCTCCCGCACGGCGCCTACTTCGGCGTCGCCGCGCTCGTCGCGGCCGAACTCATGGGTCCCGGCAAGCGCGGCCAGGGCGTCGCGCTCGTGCTCGCGGGTCTCACCGTTTCTACCGTGATCGGCGTGCCGATCATCACCGCGGTCGGCCAGGCCGCCGGCTGGCGCGCCGCCTACCTGCTCGTCGCCGCCGTCTTCGCGGCCACGATCCTCGCCGTGCGCATCCTGGTGCCCGTCGTCGCGGGAGACCCGAACTCGACGATCCGGCGCGAGCTCGCCGCCTTCGCGCGCCCCCAAGTCTGGATCGCCGTCTCCGTCGGCGCCATCGGTTTCGGCGGCTTCTTCGCCGTCTACAGCTACATCGCGCCCCTCGCGACCGAAGAGGCCGGCTTCTCCGCGGCCGCGGTGCCGTGGCTTCTCGCCAGCACGGGCGTCGGCATGACCCTCGGCAACCTTCTCGGCGGTCGCCTCGCCGACGGCGGCGCCACGCGCGCCGTCTTCATCGCCTTCGCGGGCCTCGCCGCGGCGCTCACCCTCACGGGCCTCGCGGGGGGCACGCCGGTCGGCGCCGCCATCGGCACCTTCGCCGTCGGATTCACGGCGGCCGCCCTGTCCCCGATCATCCAAACGCGCCTCATGGATGTTGCGGGCGACTCCCAAACGCTCGCCGCGGCCCTCAACCACTCGGCCCTCAACCTCGGCAACGCGCTGGGCGCATTCCTCGGCGGGCTCGTCGTCGTCGCAGGGTTCGGCTACCTCGCACCCGCCTGGGTGGGCCTGGTGCTCGCCGCGATCGGAGTCGGCCTCGCACTGCTGAGCGTCGTGGTTGCCCGGGGTGAGGGCGCGCGGGTGCGCGGCTAG
- a CDS encoding GNAT family N-acetyltransferase, whose protein sequence is MLEEEYQQRRRLPRHLKPAPEPEPEFSFTLRDAVTADLPAVREIYNHYVANSTVTFDEQPWTLKGLKQKFAHLQKLGYPFLVAESPRGQLLGFAYVYPWKEKAAYRYTVENSIYLAPAATGRGLGKAMLGELLERAADAGVREVVAVIADQGAEGSIRLHESFGFTQTGSMGRVGFKFDRWLGIVLMQKSLRRRR, encoded by the coding sequence ATGCTTGAGGAGGAATACCAGCAGCGTCGGCGCTTGCCGCGTCACCTGAAGCCTGCCCCCGAGCCAGAACCGGAGTTCAGTTTCACCCTGCGCGACGCGGTGACCGCCGACCTGCCCGCGGTGCGCGAGATCTACAACCACTACGTCGCGAACTCGACCGTCACGTTCGACGAGCAGCCGTGGACGCTGAAGGGGCTGAAGCAGAAGTTCGCGCATCTGCAGAAGCTGGGGTACCCGTTCCTCGTCGCCGAATCGCCCCGCGGTCAGCTACTCGGGTTCGCGTACGTGTACCCCTGGAAAGAGAAGGCCGCCTACCGCTACACGGTCGAGAACTCGATCTACCTCGCGCCCGCCGCCACCGGTCGAGGGCTGGGCAAGGCCATGCTCGGCGAGCTACTCGAGCGCGCCGCCGACGCCGGGGTGCGCGAGGTGGTCGCCGTCATCGCCGACCAGGGCGCCGAGGGCTCGATTCGCCTGCACGAGTCGTTCGGCTTCACTCAGACCGGGTCGATGGGCCGCGTCGGCTTCAAGTTCGACCGGTGGCTCGGCATCGTGCT
- a CDS encoding bifunctional o-acetylhomoserine/o-acetylserine sulfhydrylase — MSENPTADWRFETLQIHAGSQPDPVTNARATPVYRTTAYTFNDSSHAKNLFALAEFGNIYTRIQNPTQDVVEQRVAALEGGTAALLLSSGQSATTYAVLNIANAGDHIVSSSTVYGGTYNLFKYTLAKLGIEVTFVEDQDDAEAWRAAIRPNTKLLFGETVGNPKVNILDIEKVAGVAHEAGLPLIVDNTIATPYLIQPLKHGADIVVHSATKFLGGHGTVLGGVIVDGGSFPWSQHVAKFPGLTAPDPSYHGASYTGVLGDGIAYIIKARVQLLRDIGSAISPDNAWQLIQGIETLSLRIERHVQNALAVARWLEAHPDVAHVDYAGLESSAWHAAGQKYAPKGVGAVLSFELKGGVDAGRALVDSVQLFSHVANIGDVRSLIIHPASTTHSQLTAEQQLTAGVTPGLVRLSVGLENLDDIIADLERGFAAAKTAGA; from the coding sequence ATGAGCGAGAACCCCACCGCCGACTGGCGCTTCGAGACGCTGCAGATCCACGCCGGATCGCAGCCCGACCCGGTCACGAACGCCCGAGCGACGCCGGTCTACCGCACGACCGCCTACACGTTCAACGACTCCTCGCACGCGAAGAATCTGTTCGCGTTGGCCGAGTTCGGCAACATCTACACGCGCATCCAGAACCCGACGCAGGACGTCGTCGAGCAGCGCGTCGCGGCCCTCGAGGGCGGCACGGCCGCCCTGCTGCTGTCGTCTGGCCAGTCGGCGACGACCTACGCGGTGCTGAACATCGCCAACGCGGGCGACCACATCGTCTCGTCGTCGACCGTGTACGGCGGAACCTACAACCTGTTCAAGTACACGCTCGCGAAGCTCGGCATCGAGGTCACGTTCGTGGAAGACCAGGATGACGCGGAGGCGTGGCGCGCCGCGATCCGCCCGAACACGAAGCTGCTGTTCGGTGAGACGGTCGGGAACCCGAAGGTGAACATCCTCGACATCGAGAAAGTCGCCGGTGTGGCGCACGAGGCGGGACTGCCGCTCATCGTCGACAACACGATCGCGACCCCGTACCTCATTCAGCCGCTGAAGCACGGCGCTGACATCGTCGTGCACTCGGCGACGAAGTTCTTGGGCGGGCACGGCACGGTGCTCGGGGGCGTGATCGTCGACGGCGGCAGCTTCCCGTGGTCGCAGCACGTCGCCAAGTTCCCCGGACTCACCGCGCCCGACCCCTCGTACCACGGCGCCAGCTACACGGGCGTGCTCGGCGACGGCATCGCCTACATCATCAAGGCGCGCGTGCAGCTCTTGCGCGACATCGGCTCGGCGATCTCGCCCGATAACGCCTGGCAGCTCATTCAGGGCATCGAGACGCTCAGCCTGCGCATCGAGCGGCACGTGCAGAACGCCCTCGCCGTCGCGCGGTGGCTGGAGGCCCACCCGGACGTCGCGCACGTCGACTACGCCGGCCTCGAGTCGAGCGCCTGGCACGCGGCCGGCCAGAAGTACGCCCCGAAGGGCGTCGGCGCGGTGCTCTCGTTCGAGCTGAAGGGCGGGGTCGACGCCGGTCGCGCGCTGGTCGACAGCGTGCAGCTGTTCAGCCACGTCGCGAACATCGGCGACGTGCGCAGCCTCATCATCCACCCCGCCTCGACGACGCACTCGCAGCTGACAGCCGAGCAGCAGCTGACAGCAGGAGTCACGCCCGGCCTCGTGCGCCTGTCCGTCGGGCTCGAAAACCTCGACGACATCATCGCCGACCTCGAGCGCGGCTTCGCGGCCGCGAAGACCGCCGGCGCGTAG